In a genomic window of Planctomycetaceae bacterium:
- a CDS encoding PSD1 and planctomycete cytochrome C domain-containing protein — translation MCRIASACLIATALFACAEKNFVVAEGPDFQQDVQPILAEHCTACHGVDPETREGGLRLDLRESAYRGGESGLAAIVPGDVDASELWKRITSTDGDLMMPPPSHNKPLSRQQIETIRQWIGEGAQYQGHWAFVAPRQEDLPGNGLSHPIDAMVARKLASITLDGQSLLSAPASLASPAESPHVLCRRLYLDVIGLPPSPEELRAFDRDGFEATLEKLLASPRFGERWARPWLDAARYSDTNGYEKDLRREQWAWRDWVIGAMNADMPYDQFIVEQIAGDLLPNASQNQIIATGFLRNSMINEEGAIIPEQFRMVEMFDRIDCIGKGVLGLSTQCAQCHSHKFDPITMDEYYGMFAFLNDSYEAQSWVYTDAQQNKRVEVLQGIQQLEDQIRREQPSWDQEMAAWAAQLAGSQPEWHAIVFDDMNSVSGLNHPTQEPDRSLLMKGHNSGDVYMIGEPSVQGVTGLRLELLNHGDLPFRGPGRSSLGTWGIREVEVWLQQPGSDSWEKQKLINPTADFSEPEQKHNEGKDASGPVSFLIDGADNTWWKADRGIGRRNAPSVAVMQFESPLDAPAGTRMKIAMRMTDMPGCCRFSLTTKASPSASNVDFDAVMAAAVPANKRSHNQQTALFAAWRKSIPQLQSINEQITALWDQYPQASTSVLHVAEREPEYHRPTYILKRGNWDQPEHAVAPHVPAAFHPLPESDEPPRLQFARWLVDPQSPLAARVAVNRVWQNIFGSGLVETSEDFGTRAPVPEYRDILDWLAVDFMEHNWSTKHLIRRITGSQTYQQTSRVTARLLEADPQNRLLTRGSRFRADAEIIRDSAMALAGLIHHKIGGPGVIPPVPQNVLDYNYVYPDYWKPAEAPERYRRTVYGFRKRSMPDPAMSTLDAPNADFACARRIRSNTPLAALTELNEPIFVECAQALALRILREGGPEDVARIDYAYQLCMARSPTAAERDVLMDHLAAQRQRIADGWLNAREVATGKAHLLPQLPENCTPQDAAAWTLTSRVLLNLDETMSRN, via the coding sequence ATGTGTCGAATTGCTTCTGCATGCCTGATCGCCACAGCCTTGTTTGCATGTGCAGAGAAAAATTTCGTCGTCGCTGAAGGTCCTGACTTTCAGCAGGACGTTCAGCCGATCCTTGCCGAACACTGCACAGCTTGCCACGGTGTCGATCCGGAAACACGAGAGGGGGGATTGCGTCTGGATTTGCGTGAGTCTGCGTACAGGGGAGGCGAATCGGGCCTGGCGGCGATCGTGCCGGGTGATGTGGATGCCAGTGAACTCTGGAAACGCATTACGTCAACGGATGGCGATCTGATGATGCCCCCGCCATCGCATAACAAGCCGCTTAGCCGACAGCAGATTGAGACGATTCGTCAGTGGATTGGTGAAGGAGCCCAGTATCAGGGGCACTGGGCCTTTGTTGCGCCACGGCAGGAAGATCTTCCTGGAAACGGCCTGAGCCACCCGATTGATGCCATGGTCGCTCGCAAACTGGCTTCCATAACGCTGGATGGGCAATCTTTGTTGTCGGCACCTGCTTCACTGGCTTCCCCTGCCGAATCACCGCACGTTCTTTGCCGGCGTCTTTATCTGGATGTCATTGGTCTGCCGCCGTCGCCGGAAGAACTGCGCGCGTTTGATCGTGACGGTTTCGAAGCAACCCTTGAAAAACTCCTGGCCAGTCCGCGATTCGGCGAACGATGGGCTCGACCCTGGCTGGACGCTGCTCGCTATTCCGACACGAATGGTTACGAAAAAGATCTGCGGCGAGAGCAATGGGCCTGGCGAGACTGGGTGATTGGCGCGATGAATGCTGATATGCCATACGATCAGTTTATCGTCGAACAGATTGCCGGTGATCTTCTGCCCAATGCTTCGCAGAATCAGATAATTGCGACGGGTTTTCTGCGGAACAGCATGATCAACGAAGAGGGTGCAATCATTCCCGAACAGTTTCGTATGGTCGAAATGTTCGATCGGATCGACTGCATTGGAAAGGGGGTTCTGGGCCTTTCGACTCAGTGTGCCCAGTGTCATTCACACAAATTCGATCCCATAACGATGGACGAATATTACGGGATGTTTGCCTTTCTGAATGATTCGTATGAAGCGCAGTCGTGGGTTTATACGGATGCGCAACAGAACAAACGCGTCGAAGTCCTTCAGGGAATTCAACAACTGGAAGATCAGATTCGTCGGGAACAACCATCGTGGGATCAGGAGATGGCTGCATGGGCCGCGCAGCTGGCGGGTTCACAGCCGGAATGGCATGCGATCGTTTTCGACGACATGAATAGTGTCAGCGGTCTCAATCATCCGACCCAGGAACCTGATCGATCGCTTCTGATGAAGGGACACAATAGCGGGGATGTCTACATGATTGGCGAACCGTCCGTGCAGGGAGTGACAGGCTTGCGACTGGAACTGCTGAATCATGGAGATCTGCCGTTTCGAGGTCCTGGCCGTAGCAGCCTTGGGACGTGGGGAATTCGGGAAGTAGAGGTTTGGCTGCAGCAACCGGGAAGCGACAGCTGGGAAAAACAAAAGCTTATCAACCCGACGGCCGATTTTTCTGAGCCCGAACAAAAACACAACGAGGGAAAAGATGCCAGCGGTCCGGTGAGTTTCCTGATTGACGGGGCGGACAACACCTGGTGGAAAGCCGATCGTGGTATTGGAAGACGCAATGCCCCTTCCGTCGCTGTGATGCAGTTTGAATCACCATTGGACGCACCTGCCGGGACCAGGATGAAAATTGCCATGCGCATGACGGATATGCCGGGCTGCTGTCGCTTTTCGCTGACAACAAAGGCCTCTCCCTCCGCGTCGAACGTGGATTTTGACGCTGTGATGGCAGCAGCTGTCCCAGCGAATAAACGCTCACACAACCAGCAGACGGCTCTGTTTGCCGCATGGCGAAAGTCCATCCCGCAACTTCAGTCTATCAACGAACAGATCACTGCTTTGTGGGATCAATATCCGCAGGCTTCGACATCCGTGCTGCATGTGGCAGAACGCGAACCTGAGTATCATCGGCCGACTTATATTCTGAAACGCGGTAACTGGGACCAGCCTGAACACGCCGTAGCCCCGCACGTGCCAGCCGCGTTTCATCCTTTGCCGGAATCTGACGAACCACCCCGTTTGCAGTTTGCCCGATGGCTTGTGGATCCTCAGTCACCGCTTGCAGCACGTGTCGCGGTGAATCGTGTCTGGCAGAATATCTTTGGTTCAGGGCTTGTCGAAACGTCGGAAGACTTTGGGACGCGAGCACCTGTCCCGGAGTATCGTGATATTCTGGACTGGCTTGCCGTCGACTTTATGGAGCACAACTGGAGTACGAAGCATCTGATTCGTCGGATCACCGGCAGCCAGACATACCAGCAGACTTCCAGAGTAACGGCTCGGTTGCTGGAGGCGGATCCTCAGAATCGGCTGCTAACGCGTGGTTCACGATTCCGGGCTGACGCAGAAATTATTCGCGATTCGGCCATGGCCCTGGCCGGGCTGATACATCACAAAATCGGAGGGCCGGGCGTGATTCCACCAGTGCCGCAGAATGTTCTGGATTATAACTATGTTTATCCCGACTACTGGAAGCCTGCAGAAGCGCCGGAACGTTACCGACGAACGGTTTACGGGTTCCGTAAACGTTCGATGCCTGATCCTGCAATGTCGACTCTGGATGCACCGAATGCGGACTTTGCCTGCGCTCGCCGTATTCGTTCCAACACGCCGCTGGCCGCGTTAACCGAGTTGAATGAACCGATCTTTGTCGAATGCGCGCAGGCTCTTGCGTTGCGAATTCTTCGCGAAGGCGGCCCTGAGGATGTGGCTCGAATTGACTATGCCTACCAGCTTTGCATGGCCCGCAGTCCAACCGCAGCAGAACGTGATGTTCTCATGGATCATCTGGCTGCTCAGCGACAACGCATTGCAGACGGTTGGCTGAATGCACGGGAAGTGGCAACAGGTAAGGCTCATCTGCTTCCACAGCTTCCCGAAAACTGCACACCGCAGGATGCCGCTGCCTGGACGCTGACGTCGCGCGTGCTGCTGAATCTCGATGAAACCATGAGCCGGAATTAG
- a CDS encoding DUF1501 domain-containing protein translates to MNLNQSLRDAQAGLLRRRWFLQDCGIGLAGAAASSLLQSELKADNAPDVATKVSPLAPKNPHFEPRAKRVIYMFHAGAPSQLELFDPKPELQNRNGQLPPSELLEGYRAAFIDPNSGLLGGKFKFEKRGQCGMELSEVLPHTAEIADDICLIRSMQTEAVNHAPAQIMMNTGSQQFGRPSFGSWTLYGLGSASSDLPGFVVLTSAKGTSGGASNYGAGFLPTMYGGVPFRSSGDPVLYLSNPAGIDTEAQRTSLDAISQLNELSLKSLGDPATAARIQSYEMAYRLQTSVPELMDLGSEPAHILEMYGIKDPKEANYARNCLLARRLIERGVRFVQLFHEAWDQHGNLTNGVKQNAADTDKASAALVKDLKQRGLLNETLVVWGGEFGRTPMVQGGNDGRDHHNRSYSVWLAGGGVKSGYVHGQTDELGFNVTQDAVHVHDLNATMLHLLGLDHLRLTYRFQGRDYRLTDVHGNLVDKILAKLSIEKPGPARRTTGNHRFQVSCSSQSRFSTG, encoded by the coding sequence ATGAACCTTAATCAGTCACTTCGGGATGCACAGGCTGGTCTGCTTCGTCGCCGCTGGTTTCTCCAAGACTGTGGAATCGGGCTGGCGGGTGCGGCGGCATCGTCCCTGCTTCAGTCGGAACTGAAAGCTGACAACGCTCCTGATGTGGCGACAAAGGTTTCTCCTCTGGCGCCAAAGAATCCACACTTTGAACCGCGTGCGAAGCGCGTGATCTACATGTTCCACGCGGGCGCGCCCAGCCAGCTTGAACTGTTTGATCCAAAGCCGGAACTGCAGAATCGGAACGGGCAGTTGCCCCCGTCGGAATTACTCGAAGGCTATCGAGCTGCTTTTATCGATCCGAATTCAGGGCTACTCGGTGGGAAGTTCAAATTCGAGAAGCGGGGGCAGTGCGGGATGGAGCTGAGCGAAGTGCTGCCCCACACGGCGGAAATTGCAGACGATATCTGCCTGATCCGATCGATGCAGACGGAAGCGGTCAATCATGCGCCAGCGCAGATCATGATGAATACGGGTTCGCAGCAGTTCGGTCGCCCGAGTTTCGGATCATGGACACTTTATGGTCTTGGAAGTGCATCTTCTGACCTGCCAGGGTTTGTTGTCTTGACCAGCGCCAAGGGGACCAGTGGCGGAGCCAGCAATTACGGTGCAGGATTTTTGCCGACCATGTACGGGGGTGTTCCATTTCGCAGTTCCGGCGATCCGGTGCTCTATCTTTCCAACCCGGCTGGTATCGATACCGAAGCTCAGCGAACTTCTCTTGATGCCATTAGTCAGCTGAACGAACTTTCTCTGAAATCACTGGGTGACCCGGCAACGGCAGCACGCATTCAGAGTTATGAAATGGCATATCGTCTGCAAACCAGCGTTCCGGAGTTGATGGATCTTGGCAGTGAACCGGCTCATATTCTGGAAATGTACGGAATTAAGGACCCAAAAGAGGCGAACTACGCTCGCAATTGCCTGCTGGCGAGGCGCCTGATTGAACGCGGAGTTCGATTTGTGCAGTTGTTCCACGAGGCGTGGGATCAGCATGGCAATCTGACCAATGGTGTCAAACAGAATGCCGCTGATACCGACAAGGCCAGCGCTGCACTTGTGAAGGATCTCAAACAGCGAGGATTGCTGAATGAGACGCTGGTTGTCTGGGGAGGAGAGTTCGGTCGAACTCCAATGGTGCAGGGCGGCAATGATGGTCGTGATCATCACAATCGAAGCTACAGCGTTTGGCTGGCAGGTGGTGGTGTGAAGTCCGGGTATGTCCATGGCCAGACAGATGAACTGGGGTTCAATGTCACTCAGGATGCGGTTCATGTCCATGACCTGAACGCCACAATGTTACATCTGCTGGGACTTGATCACCTGCGCCTGACCTACCGATTTCAGGGGCGTGACTATCGCCTGACGGATGTGCACGGGAATCTGGTAGACAAAATCCTGGCAAAGCTGTCCATTGAAAAACCGGGACCGGCGCGCAGGACGACTGGAAACCATCGTTTTCAGGTCTCCTGCTCGAGCCAGTCCCGTTTTTCAACAGGCTGA